The genomic region GGGCGCGGCTGTTGCGGTGGGGTTATTTGAAAACTTTTCCCCGGTCATCGTGGCCTGGTTCCGCGTTGCTGCCGCCGGTGTAATCTTGCTGGTCTTATACCGGCCCACCTTGCGTGCTTTTGGTGGCAAGGCCGGGCGCAATGCCGCCATTTATGGCGTGATGACGATGGCCATGAATATGAGCTTCTACCAATCGTTAAACCATATTCCCATGGGTACGGCAGTGGCGATTGAGTTTCTAGGCCCCATCCTGGTTGCCGCGTGGGGCTCCCGGCGCGGTCGCGATTGGGTAGCGCTTATCCTGGCCGCGCTGGGCGTCATTGTGATTTCCGGTGCCACCTGGTCGGATAATGCCGTCGGCATTATGTGGGCGCTCGCGGCCGGACTATTCTGGGCCGGCTATATCGTCATTTCCAGCCATATCTCTGTGGATAAGGAAAGCTCGCGGCATTCTATGGCGGTGGGCTTTTTATACGCCGGGCTGCTGGCGCTGCCGGTCATGGTGCTTATCTGGCCTGAAGATCCCGGCATTCCAGGCCTGACCGTGCTGGGCTTGGCCGCAGGATTGGGTCTGTTATCCGCCGCTATTCCTTATAGTTTGGACCAGATTGTTATCCGCATGGCGGGGCCTAGTCTATTTGCGCTGCTGCAAGCTATTTTGCCGGTCGTTGCGGCCGTCGTTGGTGCTATTGCGCTGGGGCAGTGGCTGACAACCGCAGAGGTTATCGGCATCATTCTCATCATGGTGGCGGTAGCCCTGCGCCCGAATTAGGCCACGGGAACAACACAAGAAAACGCAGAAAAGTCGACCAAGCATATGGCCTTGGTCGACTTTTCTAGTCAGAAGCGGTTAGTTATGTGCCGCGAGCAATGCATCCAAGGTGGCCTCAGAGCCCACCTCATGCAGGCTGCGCAGGGCAGCGGCGTACGCCTCGGTGAATTCGGCGTTATCAACCAGATCGCCAAAGACTTCGTGGTCGCGCAAAAACGCCAGGATATCCTCGCGGTTACCGGCGGCATTTTCTTTCAAACGCTCAGCCATGCGGTCGTTGATATCAATGGGTTGGCCGTGCTCGTCGACGCCTTCGGCATAGCGCGCCCAGGAGGCAACGATCGCAGCGGACAATGTCACGGGTGCTTGGCCGGTCGCAAGGTTTTCGCGGACAGCGGGCAATAGCCACTTCGGAATGCGGTCGGAGGATTCGGCGCACAAGCGTGCCACGGTGTCTTTAATCGCCGCATTGCCAAAACGCGCGATGAGCTGGTGACGGTAGGCATCCAAGTCCACCCCGGGCAGCGGGCGCAGCGATGGGGTGCCTTCTTGTTCCATATACGCCAGCAGGAAGTCAGCAAAGCGCTGATCCGCCATGACATCGTGGACGTAGCGGTGCCCGGCCAGGTAGCCGAAGTAGCACAACCCCTGGTGCGAGGCGTTGAGCAGACGCAGCTTCATCAGCTCATAGGGCACGACATCATCGACTAATTCCACGCCGACCTTGTCAAACGCCGGGCGGCCAGCAGCAAACTTATCTTCTAAGACCCACTGGGTAAAGTCTTCACAGACTACTGGCCAGGCATCGTCGTAAGGCAGCTCTGCCCGGTCAGCATCGGTGGTCTCCGGGGTGATGCGGTCCACCATGGAGTTAGGAAATGGCACGTGGGTATCAATCCACTGTGCAAGCTCGGCATCGATAGCGCCAGCAAAAGACAAAAACATCCGGTGTGCCATCTCGCCGTTGCCCTGGATATTATCGCAGGACATCACGGTAAAAGGCACGGTGCCTGCGGCACGTCGTGCGATAAGGCCGGCGGTAATCAGCCCGTAGAACGTACGCAGTTCATCGGTCTTGCCGGCTTTTAAATCCGCAATATCAGCGGCAACGTGACGATTGTCGAAGTTGAACTCACCGCGGACATGGTCGAAGTTATACCCGCCCTCGGTAACGGTTAAGGAGACAATCTTGATGGCGGCATCGGCAAGCACACTAACTGCAGCAGCTGGGTCTTCTGGGGCATAAATGTAGTCAATGATGGAGCCAATCACCCGCGAAGAGTGTTGCCCGTCCGGGGTCTTTTCCGTGAGCGTATACAGGCAGTCTTGGCCTTTGAGCGCATCACGCCTGCGCACATCAGAGGGCATAACCCCCATGCCGATGATGCCAAAGTCCATGGCATCGCCTTGGCGCATGAGTTTATCGATGTACAACGCCTGGTGCGCACGGTGGAACCCGCCGACACCGAAGTGCACAACACCGGCGCTTACCTGCGAGCGGTCATAGTCTGGCCCGACAACTGGCAAGTCAGACAGGGTTTGTTGGGACAGCTGGATGGTGGTGGTCATAAGAAAATGGGCTCCTTTTTAAGAAACTTCGGTCAGTGATTTAACAGCAGGTACGCCGTCAAAGCCGGGCTGGGTACCGCGCAGACTGTGTGCCATAACGGCAGCTGCGGCAAATAGCGCGAGGAAAATGAGGATGAGGCCGGTTGCGCCGACCAGTGGGTAGAAGATTGCTACCAGCGCGGGGCCGGCGGCAACTGCGCCGCCGACGCCCAGGTTGTACGCTGCCATGGCTGCACCAGGGCGCTCCGGGTTGAGCGATACGGCGATGGGGGACAGTGGCACAAACCCTGCCAGGGAGACTCCGAAGAGTGCACCGCATGCCAAGGTGAGACCAAAGCCTAGGCCGTCCGGCAAGCCCAGATCCACGGAGATCATCGGGACGAAGTAGACCAGCGCCAAGGTCACGCCACAGGAGACGGCACCGGCCCACACGGTGGTTTTCGACCAGCCGAATTTATCGCCAATGCGACCATAGAACGGGTTAAAGGGCAGGTTAACCGCGTAAATCACGGTGGTGAGAATCAAAAACCACGCCAGCGGCCAGTCCAGGCGCTCGGTGAAGTAGGCAGGGAAGAACACCGCCATGGCGTAGGTGGGGATGGAGTTAATCGTGCGGATGTAGACCACAAAGCGTGCGCGGCGGTCTTTAATCAGCAACTTGAAAGATGCGCCCAAGGTTTCCGAGACATCCTCGGGGTTATCCACCAAAGCCGCGCGGCCGATGCGTTCCTTGACACCGATAAGTGCAAACGCGGTACCGATGATGACTAAGACGAGGGAGACCCACAAGGTTTCGTAGAAGCTCAGATCAAACCAAGACATGGAAATCGTCGCGGTGAGTGCACCAAGGGTGGGCAGGCCGGCGGAAAAGGCCACGTAGAACCAGCCGGTGGCGGTGCCGAGCTTATCGGCCGGGGAGACCGCAGTAATCCACACTAAAAAGCCATAGGCAAAGAGTGGATAGCCAAACCCGCGCAGCCCGTAGCTTAAAAAGATCAGCGAGGTGGAGCTGCTTGTTAACGCGAAGAGCAAGAAGGCAAGCTCAAAGACGACCCAGATTCCCGCGCCCAGTGCCATCACCTTGCGCGGGCCCCACAGATCTGACAGTGCTGCGGCAAAGAATGCGGCAATTGCCACGGCAATGCCGTAGACGGTGACCAGCAGGCCGGCGCGGGAGACCGTAAAGCCGTGTTCGGAGGAGAGGAAGGGCTCCAAGATATTAGTTTCCACGCCATCGCCAATCATGAAGATGGCAAGACCGATAAAGCCCCAGATGAGCGGTCGCGGAATACCTAGTCTTTCAACTATTGGTTCCTGTGACATGTAATAGACTCCATTTCAGTAAAGGACATCGTCACACTCTGTGATGCAGACTAAACTAACATGAATTTAACAAACGCATGTTATAAATAACAGATTGGATGTTAAAATTCACAGAAATGGTGAAGAAAGTAAAGGTGCAGTCATGGCGAGCCCCGTAGATATCCGCAGGGCCGAAATCCTCAATATCGTGCGCCATGCCGGGCACGCGCGAGTAGATGAGCTGGCACAACGCCTCGGCGTGAGCATTATGACCATCCACCGTGACTTAGATGCCATGGCCGACGATAACCAGATTGAGCGCGTGCGCGGTGGTGCACAATTTCTGGAGCCAGAATTTGCTGAAACCAACGTGGAAACACGTCGCGAGACCAATATCGGTGTGAAAAAGGCGTTAGCTACGCAGGTGGCTTCGTTGTTGTCCGCCGGAGATATCGTGGCTTTGGATGATTCCACCACGGTGGAATTTTGCCTGCCCGAAGTCTTAGAAGCAGAGCCCATGGGAATCATTACCCATTCCCTGCGCGTGCTGAATCAAGTAGCGGCCCAAGCCCCGCAGGTCGCACTGACCGGGGCAGGTGGCAGGTACTGCCAGGAAACGGACTCCTTTTTGGGCCAAGCCACCTGCGCTGCCGTGCAGCGGTTAAATGCTACGGTATCGATTGTGTCGACCACGTGCATTAATGCCGCTGGGATTTACCATCCGGATGAAGACGCGGCGATTACCAAATCCGCGTTTGTGCGCTTAGGAACGCGCAAGATTTTGGTCTCAGATTCTTCGAAATTCGATAACGTCGGCATGCATTTCGTAGCCCGGTTGAGCGAATTCGATGACATCATCATGGACAATAACCTCGATGATGAACAGCGTGAATTGCTGGAAGAATCCAGAGCCAGACTGCATTTAGTTGATACTGCCCTGCCCACCCCAACGTTGCCGCCGCCTTCGGTGCTCAAGTAGCTGACGTAGCCAGAGATAAAGATAGAGCGAGAATCCACGATGACTTATGTTCTAGGCATTGACTCTTCCACCCAGTCATGCAAAGCAGTGTTAGTTGATGCCTCTTCGGGCGAGATAGTTGACCAGGCCCGCGCCGGGCACCCGGGAGGAACCCAGGTAGATCCTGCGCAGTGGATTGAGGCCTTGGAGGAAGCAACCGCTGGGCTTGTAGAAAAAGCAGATGCCGTCGCCGTTGCGGGACAACAGCACGGCATGGTCACTTTAGATAAAGATAACAACACCGTACGCGAGGCTATGTTGTGGAACGACGTCTCCTCAGCAGATGCCGCACAGCAGCTTGTCGATGAATTAGGCGGCGCCCAAGACACCGTTGACTTAACCGGTTCGGTGCTCGTGGCTTCTTTTACGGGCACCAAAATGCGCTGGCTGCGCGATAATGAGCCAGATAATGCCAAACGCGTCTCCAAAGTGGTCTTGCCGCAT from Corynebacterium ammoniagenes DSM 20306 harbors:
- a CDS encoding EamA family transporter, with the translated sequence MAVAGASLYAGAAVAVGLFENFSPVIVAWFRVAAAGVILLVLYRPTLRAFGGKAGRNAAIYGVMTMAMNMSFYQSLNHIPMGTAVAIEFLGPILVAAWGSRRGRDWVALILAALGVIVISGATWSDNAVGIMWALAAGLFWAGYIVISSHISVDKESSRHSMAVGFLYAGLLALPVMVLIWPEDPGIPGLTVLGLAAGLGLLSAAIPYSLDQIVIRMAGPSLFALLQAILPVVAAVVGAIALGQWLTTAEVIGIILIMVAVALRPN
- a CDS encoding mannitol dehydrogenase family protein, producing the protein MTTTIQLSQQTLSDLPVVGPDYDRSQVSAGVVHFGVGGFHRAHQALYIDKLMRQGDAMDFGIIGMGVMPSDVRRRDALKGQDCLYTLTEKTPDGQHSSRVIGSIIDYIYAPEDPAAAVSVLADAAIKIVSLTVTEGGYNFDHVRGEFNFDNRHVAADIADLKAGKTDELRTFYGLITAGLIARRAAGTVPFTVMSCDNIQGNGEMAHRMFLSFAGAIDAELAQWIDTHVPFPNSMVDRITPETTDADRAELPYDDAWPVVCEDFTQWVLEDKFAAGRPAFDKVGVELVDDVVPYELMKLRLLNASHQGLCYFGYLAGHRYVHDVMADQRFADFLLAYMEQEGTPSLRPLPGVDLDAYRHQLIARFGNAAIKDTVARLCAESSDRIPKWLLPAVRENLATGQAPVTLSAAIVASWARYAEGVDEHGQPIDINDRMAERLKENAAGNREDILAFLRDHEVFGDLVDNAEFTEAYAAALRSLHEVGSEATLDALLAAHN
- a CDS encoding RbtT/DalT/CsbX family MFS transporter; this encodes MSQEPIVERLGIPRPLIWGFIGLAIFMIGDGVETNILEPFLSSEHGFTVSRAGLLVTVYGIAVAIAAFFAAALSDLWGPRKVMALGAGIWVVFELAFLLFALTSSSTSLIFLSYGLRGFGYPLFAYGFLVWITAVSPADKLGTATGWFYVAFSAGLPTLGALTATISMSWFDLSFYETLWVSLVLVIIGTAFALIGVKERIGRAALVDNPEDVSETLGASFKLLIKDRRARFVVYIRTINSIPTYAMAVFFPAYFTERLDWPLAWFLILTTVIYAVNLPFNPFYGRIGDKFGWSKTTVWAGAVSCGVTLALVYFVPMISVDLGLPDGLGFGLTLACGALFGVSLAGFVPLSPIAVSLNPERPGAAMAAYNLGVGGAVAAGPALVAIFYPLVGATGLILIFLALFAAAAVMAHSLRGTQPGFDGVPAVKSLTEVS
- a CDS encoding DeoR/GlpR family DNA-binding transcription regulator, which translates into the protein MASPVDIRRAEILNIVRHAGHARVDELAQRLGVSIMTIHRDLDAMADDNQIERVRGGAQFLEPEFAETNVETRRETNIGVKKALATQVASLLSAGDIVALDDSTTVEFCLPEVLEAEPMGIITHSLRVLNQVAAQAPQVALTGAGGRYCQETDSFLGQATCAAVQRLNATVSIVSTTCINAAGIYHPDEDAAITKSAFVRLGTRKILVSDSSKFDNVGMHFVARLSEFDDIIMDNNLDDEQRELLEESRARLHLVDTALPTPTLPPPSVLK